Genomic segment of Eupeodes corollae chromosome 2, idEupCoro1.1, whole genome shotgun sequence:
GATTTACGATTTCACTATTGGGTGCCCATATTTTAATATTCCAATCCAGTCCAGATGTAGCTAGTACCGGTATTGTAGGATGTGGTTCCAAGCAATTGACCTTAAATAAGCAGAGATTATACAAATTACTATATTTCTCTTTTTGAGGTAGACTTTTAAGTTCGTACCACTCCAGAATTATCACCTTCCATGAAGTTCAAAATGGACTCTGTGTTTTTATCCCAGAAGAATATATTACCACAATCACTGCCACTGATCACATACTCTGAATTTGGTCCAAAGAAATTAACTCCTTTGATAGTCTTATGGTTGctataaaaataatagtaaaatcattattatctgtaagaaaaaaagtataaagaGCCTTACTAATGGCCCCTATAACGATGTTCAAATTGTCCAGCAGTATACACCTTGCTATTGAACAAGTATATATCGTCATCGCTATACGAAGCCAAAATCTCAGATCCATTATTATTGTAAACACAGCATGTTATATGTGGCGTAATAGTTTGCTATAAAAAGAGAAAGGATCAGTTTGTTTCTAAGCTCACAACAATTGAGAACTTACATCGTCTATTCTTTGAGGACACATTTTGTGAAGAGTTTTACTCATGTTCCGCTTATCATAGACCCTAACGTAACTATCATTACCACAAACACAAATCTCCGGATCGAAGGGATGGTGAGCTATACTGTAGAGGGGTACTTTTTTCCTATCCTCTTTCACGGTCTTGAGACGATTCACTGGTGATTTACGTAGATCACAGCACACAATTTTGCCATCTTCTCCGGCACTCAAAATTACAAATGGATTTTGTGGACATAAAACTAATTTATGAACCGCCGAGCTGTGTTTGTACAACGCTCGAGTTCGAATTTTACCGCCACTTGGTGGAATGGAAGCAGCACGTACTTGACCATCACGACTTGTCGATACGATATCCATACAACCGTTCATTTCGatgaattttgtttggaaaatattCGCTTGATGACCAGATTTGTATTGGAACTTTGTCTTGTTCATCGCCCAATCCCAGACAATAACTCTCATATCATCGGACCCAGTGCAAAGTAAAtttcctatcattttcaaatcaattaaaggtttctcataaataaaaaaggttatgtaAGATTTACCTGATCTATTGAAATTCAAGCAATTCACACATCCACTGTGTTTATGCATAGAGTGTAAAAGTTTCATCTTTTCTACGACATGTCTTGAACCATAGAAACGTGATTGAAACGTATTTGATAGACCGCCGTGGAGTGATCGACGACCATTGCCTAAAAGTCCATGTTCTCGGTGCATGACTTGCGATGTCACATTCCAGGTGTAATTCGGTTTTGGTTTATTCATAATCTCATTGAAAGCCTGATCGTCTACTTCGTCCCCGGCACCTGCTTCGTCATTGCTACTTGCAAAATCCTCATAATTATTGGTATCGGAATCGCTTGTTATTGAAGAATCCAGAGAGAACTCAGGAGCACTTGTGTGAACcagcttaaaaaaagaatataaaatgtaagccaaaaaacgtatacaaaacttttaaaagaactaaaaagCTAAATTTTACAGAGTTATACAAAATGATAGGCTTATGATGAAGATTACGGAACGTTTCAGTATcttcaacatattttttatctCTTTCTTCGTGGATAATTGGACAGTAATTGGATAATCATTCACTTATTTGATCTACCTTTAAAAATGAATGTGTCCACATTAGTATGCTTTTTTTCCCCATGGTTAAAGATAGTTgtaaatacttcagaagcctcaagactcaggaaaattctctcaaaaagtccaacaatacccagtgctttaaaggcAGAAGTAGACACGTGGACTATAGCAGATGAAGAAtatcttaatctgttattagacacccactttccaggtagctctaacataatcaacgacttaacatcagagtctcaagcttctacaagcgatttagttgatctaataacgcaggaaaaaatctccaggaccagatggaatcattccggccgaactacaaaaatactcagacatgatcattccaccattggaaatcattctgacaagctgtttaaggttgagatatattcccaaataGAGAATGGCAAAAGTGGTCTTCATTCCACGGAAACCCTCCCAcattaaccctaaagatctacgaccaatcagcctatcatccttccttcttaaaaccttggaaagattgattgaaatttacatcagacataacttaaaaccaggtctcatttccacagctcaacatgcttactctaagggaaaatcagtagaatcagcacttcattcgctggtacgtattattgaatgttctctcgaatacaaagaatataacctagtagcgttcctagatattgaaggagctttcaacaacgtcagttaccaggcgatcacaataGCAATGGATAAgttgaaattagagaaatcactcatagatcttataagtctcatgcttaaaagcaggacaataacttctagcattagaatttttactaccaccagatcggtggatcgaggcaccccccaaggtggggttctttcgcctctttttatggaacatggtagtaaacgacctacttacatcattggaagcagatggtttcagggtgattgcctatgctgacgacgttgcaatatctgtagctgggaagcacccccaagttctctcggaactcctacaaaatgccttaaataggctaacaaaatgggctaagaaatgtggcttggacgtcaatccacataaaacagaattaatactcttttcgagaagatataaaattcctccgactagcccacccaagattaaaggaataccattaagcttttccgaccaagctaaatatttaggcctcattttagacaaaaaactaaattggaaggcaaatattgatgaaagagtaagaAAGGCAACTGTAGagctttttacttataaaaaggccataggatcaaaatggggcttctccccaaaaataacccactcaTTTATGAAGCCgtcgtcgtatggtggaccgcactggacatgATGGTAAATCttaataagctcatcaaagtccagcggtcagcaggtatgtgcatcacaggagcacttcgctcaacaccaaccgcagcactggaagtgcttttaaacctaacacctcttgacatcttctctaaaaaggtggctgccaactcatgtgtaagactaagagccacctctcaatggaccagtaacaatactggacatactactattctagactatttcagatctatcccagatcgcttagactataccaccccaaaaatggtattcggtaaaagctcccatgtgtccatcccttcaagatcctcctgtgAAGAAGAGAGACTCCTGCAAGACGATGCgatacacttctatacagacggttcaagaaccgatcacggagttggaagtggtatcttttcggaacaactgaatctcagtctatcatatagacttcccaatcaatgtagtgtattccaggcagaagtaatggcgattaaagaagcactatcctggctcaaagaagaCGTTATATCTtccaaggatatacgaatcttctcggacagccaagccgctcttaaatctctcgtgTCTGtctccacgattgtcgatcatctctgaatgagatgacggaacagtttaatattcacctcatttgggtgccgggccacagagacattccgagaaattgcaaagccgatgagctcgccaaaaacggaacacttctgcctaatgttagacaaaaacataacataggaacacaacttgctacatgcaaatatcttcttaaacaatatgctctagaatcaacaaatgctagatagtcacagagtaccacttgcctagcaaccaagcaaatatggccaagcatagacttaaaacggtcaaaaggcttgatatccctgagcagacaaagtataagctctacaattggagtaataacaggacactgcctcataggaagacatgctctgaggctatgGGTCGagaaggaagaggaaacagtccaacaccttctatgtacatgtccagcactctccattagaaagaataactttctcggtaatcccttcttcgataacaccagtgaactgaaaacgattgacacagaacgtctctctaactttattaaaagtacgaaatggtttgtttaagttcattactctcccatgagtaacctcattagtggtatcacaatggacccttgagttctacgtgcgtcaatgacatctggacagccactccaacctaacctagtTGTAAATGTTaagatttcttatataaaatgttttctctTGTGTCCTTTAAAAACTACCTTCGATTTGCAATTCGTTACCTCTCTTggtgtagaaacaaaattttcgttttcgaaCGCTAATGACATTCGGAAACGCATTGCCAGGTACGAAAAATCCAAATACGGTTTGTCATTCCTtaagtactagatttcttatccGCATTAAAAATAGAGAGTagaaaatattcgttttcgaaaatatttggtttcgaaacgcattacagagtagggccccAGCACTTTGATATGCACTgctatgaacagccatatatttaaaaaactgtttttactgtgacaaagctaacggtaaaaaatcgataatactaGGAATCGataattgtaggtcccttccattcatgacaacagtactcgcacacaggaatggttgagagttgtaagtcactaggccctggttcacaacggactgttgcgccacccaatttaatttttaataaaaatcgatGTTGCGAAagcaaattgataaaatattgtgAATACCTCCAATTTTGTCTCATAAGTGTTTGAGTTATTTTATTTAGGTAGATGAACGTGTAACGAAGATTATTagaaaatcaatacaatttaaaagcaaaattagTTCAACTGAAACTTTTTTGACTAAGATAAGATGATAAGCGGCATTTTAAGATTTACCCCTATAGTTCGCTGGGTCCATCTTATCTCTTTTTTTGTGTAGGGgaaaaattaatagattttctAAAAGCATCCAGTGCATTCCCTGTGGCGAAGATATCATTATatacttttgtatatttaaagaaTTCGTTTGGGATCCGATCAACTCCGGGAgctttattttccttaaaattcgcTACAATTACTTCAACCTCTGAGATTGTTATTTCGCTATCTAGTAttaggttttcaaaattaggCCTGGCATACAGAATTagttgagagaaaagttctgcgttcaactgatttttaaaatgaaaatgatggaTGTTATGATGTTCTCTAAAACTTCTATCGTCAAAATGTAATCCTTTATTCTTTGTACTGTCATATTTCGGTTTAAACGCATTTGATACGCTTCAACTTGATTTTTGTCCCATTTCAGTTTTGGAAGAAGGCAATTTTGTGTTTCTAGTTCGTTTTCTGATTCTGAAGTGATTAAAGTGGTGACAAATGGCATATAGTCGGAGTATATCTGACTGTCCACCTCGAAATCATAAAGATAAACAGAAATGTCGTTCGACATGAAAAGATAATCTATAACAGATTGGCCTGGATTGCGGATGAAAGTGAGTTTACCTTCCTCATCGCTTTTTTGTGTACCGTTCATAATGGACAGATCGAAAGCATTTCCCATGTCCAAAATCATTCTACCACTAgcgtttatttattatttatttaatatcaattagAGTTTACAATCTCAAATAGacaaatgaagtttttaaaatattcgttgaatcattataaaattaaagctatatacaacaaaaaattacaattatttaattacattattcaatttgttaaaaagtacaagtttaacatatttttgaatgagtttcgacttaaatgaaaattaaaatctatattaaGTGATACATTATTAATCTCCCTAACCATGCGAGTTATGGGTTCATTAAACGCATAATTTACTCTATGAACGTTTTCCCGAAATAATGTTCGAATTCTTAGTTCTGTAGAAGGAGCGTAAAGATCAATAAGCGATAATAAATAAGGACAATCAATATGATATGATAAAATATATCTGACAAAATTTATGGCAAATATCTTACGGCGATTTTCTAATGTCTGCATAACAATAAGCTGATATCTAACGTTATACGAAGGCATTTTAATGTTCCAGCCTAGTTTGTGTACTACAAATCTTGTAAATTTCTTTTGGACATTTTCTATCCTTGTAATATGAACATTGTAATGAGGATTCCACACTACGCAGCAATATTCAAGGATTGATCTAACATAAGCCACATAAAGGGCTTTAAGTGTGTAGGGGTCCTTAAGACCAAAcgaattacgaaaaataaaacccaacatAGAGTTGGCTTTGTTCACCATGAATTCTGTATGTTGGACAAAGTTTagtttgtaatcaaaaatgactccaaggtcttttttaatagaaactcTATCAAGGACATGACTTtgcatattttagtcgtaaatgATAGGTAACAAACGACGTGTAaacgaaaaacattgacatttggaTATGTTTAGAGCTAATTGGTTTATATTGCACCATTTGATAAGATtgtttacatcattttggagaagtGTACagtctgttaagttttttacacgtctaaaaaattttaaatcatccgcaaacataagACGCATTGAGTTTGTAAGGACATCAGGtaggtcattaataaaaataaggaacagcATTGGACCTAAATGACTCCCTTGCGGAACGCCAGAAGTTACAGAAAAGGGATGAGAGGTAATCGAATCAATTGAAACGAGTTGACTGCGCCCTGTAAGATAAGCTGTCAGCCATTTTAGCATGTTGGAATGAAAACCTAtgttctctaatttttttaataaaattttatgatgCACCCTATTAAACGCTTTTGCAAAATCGGTGTAGATAACGTCCACTTGGTAACCGTTTTCTAATGAATTGAGAATACAATTCGTGAAAATGGTTTGGTTAGTGGAAGTTGATCTACCGGGTACAAAACCGTGTTGGTACGGGgatatgatttattttaataaaaaaatcaatttatcacaaacaattttttcaaatacttttggtaTCGAGGACAATTTACTAATAGGTGGGTAGTTTGTTATTTCCTGTTTTGGACCACATTTGTGAATAGGAGTAACAATGGACGTTTTCCATTCGGGCAAAAATACACCACATGTTAACGAACTATTAAACACAAAACTCTAGACAGAACGacggaacatttttttaaaacaataggtGGAATTTCATCCGCACCAGAATTTTTATCTACAGTTAGACCAGATAGAGCCAATTCAACTTCTGATAAGGTAACACTTAAATTAGCTATGTTTAGACTATTTAGAGACTGACAAAAAGAGGCGTTAGTGACATTATTAGAATCAATataatttgacttaaaaaactTAGCAAAGGCATCGCAAATAGATGGTAGACTTGTTAAAGTCGAACCTAAATATTGCATACTTTTAGGGaatccattcgatttttttacttttaatgaaACTCCAAAAACATTTACTATTTACTCTTAACTTGGATGCCAAAGagtaaatatagtttttatatacaaatttatttagaacATTGAAATTCATTTCACACTCATTATTTGACTTGAGTCaggtataatttttttcgctaATTTGCGAGGTGGGGAATTTAACTGAGACATTTTAAAGGAAGAGAACTCTTTTTTGAGATCATTCACACTCTCAGAAAAAAACGttgaaattgttaataaattgGGAAAGTTCAACGAcctatatattcaaaaaaaaaatcaatcttagTGGTTTAGTGTTGAGGACTTTTTTGTAGGAAATTAAATTGccttttaaattgtatctaaattTTGCTTTCTTTAGAACTTATCATTTACAAGTTAATAGTGGCTTTTATTAGTGTGTTAGTAAGCGTTAGGGATAAACAGCAATGAACACTTCTCTAGACCGCTTAATTCTGAGCAAACATTTAATTGTGCGAGATGATCTCGTATAGGGCCGcaaagctatttaaaaaaatgctcaaAGTTTACGTGGGTGTTCTAAAAGGAACCttctattttaattattaattttagggGCTGAAATTTTGAGGCaatcatttttgttgaaatttccaACAAATGTTTAGCATGTGTACAAAAAACACTAAAAGAAACGATATTTCGACCTAAGAAAACACTGTTAAAAATGCGTTTCAACGCTCCCTCAAGTTTAaccattttcagaattttgcCAATCCATTACTGCACACAGCAATACTAGATAGCTTGAGTTAACATTTAAGGTATTAGGAAACtcactttcaaaatattgaaaataacaaaaactgcTCATTTTCCACAGAATATTTTAACTCAtcaaaatatcgtttttaaaaagttgctagtactcgtatatgtatgtatgtataaaattcctcaaaatAGACTTCAAGttaattgcaaataaaatgtCTCTTATCTAAGATAAGAAGTtctgaaattcaattttctattaTCCTATGTTAGTTCTTATTCAAAACTCAAGTTGTCATTTTCATCACGAATTCAAAGCATTACCTCCAACAGATTTCTTAAAGGAACCTGCATTGCCATTCATTTGTATTAATCTCTTCTCCTATTAAATCTATCTGGATACGTTTGTGTTGTTGTAATCCTTTTTGAAAAGCCAACAGATGCCACAAAGTAAACCAAAGTAttgcaaatgtttttgaattagtAAATTGTCTAAATAATTCCTGAACACCAACATTTGTCTTCGTAATAAATTTTACTTACATCAGATTCACTGGATGCTTCATTAGGTTCTGAAGGTGGTCGGGAGTGTGGCCGACGTGTTGGCTCACGCACAACCACTTCTGTCAGAGAGTCCAATGAGGAAGACGAAGACGACGTTATCATGCGACTTCTGTAATTTCTGGGTCTAATTGCGGCTAGACGACGGCCACGTGTACGAAACCGGACTTCAGCAGCACCAGGCAAAAAGTCCGAATCGGCTTCACCTCCATCTCTTGGCAACGATGGCGGTGATGTTGGACTGGTTACGTCCACATCGGCATCGGCATCCGCATCGACGTCGACGTCCACATCGACTTCTGGTTCAGCTCTTTCCCCCACATTTATGATGCTATCAACGATTGCTTTATCAAGTTCATCATTACAAGAAGGTTTCAAATTATCCGATAAGTTGGCATTTTCGTTTTGTAATTGAGTTGAAGTGCTGCAAACGTGTTATGCAATAAAAACGAGATTTCTAATATGTTCCAAATGTTCATTAGTAAACGAGGCATACCTTGGCAATGCTACATTATCATTTTCTTCAGTTTCATCAGATTTACGCCTCTTGCTTGTCCTGCTTGGACTCGTTTCCTTGTCCATTTCTTATACGTTCTGCTCTTTCGCAGTTGCTCTacaaatatacaatttatttcctTGATAATTCCCTACGAGACAACCTAAGaaacgtttttcttttgttgataatgaaaacaataacttGTTCCTTCTTGTTCACAGTGATCTATGAATtggttatttttgtagaaaaattaattcttatacGAAAATCAATTCGCAAATCGCAATcagacatttttcttttctataaaaatgacattacgagtgaaactacttttatatttttagaatttaatatcaattattattttttttgcttcagGATTTAtgtttaagggttttttttattaaattcgccttttattttttgtcgaattATAAACTTTGAAACTTTGTGGTTTGTctggaaaagaaaataaatgaaggAAAAATTAACTTGTCGTCTCTCGCTCGTCGCAAGAGGAgggttttttattttggttttgtgaTTTGTAGTATGTTGgaaaagtgacagttgatcGACTGTTCAAGTTGACATATTGTGACAACGTAGAAAAAGGCGTAGTTTGCACTAAGAAAGCATGAATCGGTTTAAGGTGGAGCATACaagttgtttcaaaaataaaattatatttttttgtaagaaaaaacaagGACACAtctaaggagttttttttttatttagagctGCACgaatgtgtttattttatttgataaataatatttataggaattttatacatttagcaattctactctgaacgtcgaacttgttgagttgtagaagctgagtaaggtgaATGATTCTCTAGAATTTTCTGTAGACGAGTCCTGAAattaaaggacgttcttattcCTGTACATACCAGCCTTCGtgatgtcaccaactcccatcccacctcccacgttgtaatggcgaaaaagctagccgcactccttctcactctaggtaacctagccaAATTGccgttaccgaatcccaatcttttccttacatatCTGAATGATGATtgaacatcaactgactcctcacctaTCTCTTCCTCTCCTCCCAACtctcatctttattgggctggatttaaggtgttaaacgacccgtgccgatgatcagcctggctgggagcccaatttaaaaatagcccagtctctaacggagtagctagccttatctgtacatgcgaatctctctTTTCTTCGCATCTTGTGGGaccaaaaatgtacaaaaacaaaattgaaaagaacgatgagaccggtatctcttcagggCCGGAAAGCAGTTTGGCGTAAAAGCCTGTTACCGTATCTCCTGCAggcaacacagagaagggagtagtggctaaacATGGAACCttctctgctgttggtagcaacgagaatacgagggtagcgatacctaatttaaGTAGTGGTAGGGCTGTGAAAAAGGGCCTTACCACTACTAATgagagtacatccagaaatggaaaCGGGAAACTCTCAAAATGCCTTTAAAGGCGtatggtgcatcatcgggggctgaaaggacaccgcagcaaaccgctaccGTCGAATGGGCTAAAATcatacttgctacaacaaggaccagtaaggactctacgtctaaAGTCTCTTGAGAGAGCcgtaccgacaccaaaacggcctcgagTGCACAACACCAGTACTCCACTCAATCCCATCaagaaacaatccagtttcagtgacgtcgcgaaggccAAAGTCGTGGTTGCAGTTGGTctaggttaagctctcgggtggctttttaagaatttgagggcgcttccaggaccacttccttccataagcgatgggggttatCATCAAGGCCATGTCTAATTCAtagtttgtggcgaccagaggttTTGTGACTTAAAAAATGAGCAGAGGGCTCCTGGACATATTCAAggaatgaatcgctgaacttactattgcacactcactttcctggtagttctcttaccgaaacttacaacaattatatacgttcaagttcaaatacaacatatccacaaggtctgatcacaagggacaagctacaatgggctctcaacaactttaaacaatttaaatctgCAGTACCAGAtagaataataccagccgagttacttctataattgcaccaatacttaggcaatttttaccagctgtctttacctggtacatgttccctcggcatgcagagaagttaaaattgtttttatacccaaagcaggtaaatgctcgcaagtcaatcctaaagatctatgacctataagtctattatTCCTTCTTATGACCTTGGAAAggttgattgatatccatttaagggaaAGTAttcaagacttctgtcttcgtctcaacatgcctactatAAAGGTAAATcagtggaaacagcgttacgcACTTTTGTACGCACAGTCGAATATtctctccatcataaagagttcactatggttgctttccttgacatcgaaggtgcctttaacagcgtagacacatctgcaatcacatctgcactaacatctctaaatgtagaaagttcgcttcgggagctaattcatttaatgcttactagcagaataatcaactcaaaactgggcaactcttctggcagacaattcgttagtagagggacaccgcaaggtggtgttctatcccctctcctctggaacctagtggtgaatgaaatcctaactagtctggatgcggagggtttcagagtgatagcctatgcggacgacgttgctatagcaatttcaggaaagcatcttaacatcctaagagaactcttacaaaatgcgttggacagactaatactttgggttgatcagtgtggactgggtgctaacccacacaaaaccgatttggtcttattttcgaggagatacaaaattccatttgtcaaccctccatatattaaaggaatccaattaaaattctcagacgaggcttaaTACCTAgttcttgtcttagataaaaaactaaattggaaacgcaacgtacaggaaagagtcaaaaaactACTGtcacttttcttgcaaaaaagctattggtaataaatttggCATGAACACACAAATGCGGCAATATCTAAAACGTAACGACATGCTATGTCCCAATCAATCCGGTTTTCGTCCCAAACACAGTTGCACTACTGCCCTTATAAATGTGTCTATTTTCACtcttttggatttttt
This window contains:
- the LOC129947087 gene encoding DDB1- and CUL4-associated factor 8-like — its product is MDKETSPSRTSKRRKSDETEENDNVALPSTSTQLQNENANLSDNLKPSCNDELDKAIVDSIINVGERAEPEVDVDVDVDADADADVDVTSPTSPPSLPRDGGEADSDFLPGAAEVRFRTRGRRLAAIRPRNYRSRMITSSSSSSLDSLTEVVVREPTRRPHSRPPSEPNEASSESDLVHTSAPEFSLDSSITSDSDTNNYEDFASSNDEAGAGDEVDDQAFNEIMNKPKPNYTWNVTSQVMHREHGLLGNGRRSLHGGLSNTFQSRFYGSRHVVEKMKLLHSMHKHSGCVNCLNFNRSGNLLCTGSDDMRVIVWDWAMNKTKFQYKSGHQANIFQTKFIEMNGCMDIVSTSRDGQVRAASIPPSGGKIRTRALYKHSSAVHKLVLCPQNPFVILSAGEDGKIVCCDLRKSPVNRLKTVKEDRKKVPLYSIAHHPFDPEICVCGNDSYVRVYDKRNMSKTLHKMCPQRIDDQTITPHITCCVYNNNGSEILASYSDDDIYLFNSKVYTAGQFEHRYRGHYNHKTIKGVNFFGPNSEYVISGSDCGNIFFWDKNTESILNFMEGDNSGVVNCLEPHPTIPVLATSGLDWNIKIWAPNSEIYPPVMTKLDKCVKKNLKRSVVEEIDGFDDRQFYYFVRQFLRNSRPSDNQDNAGTDPDAATVRTSSSESDEDEYNFSNDQMARVFQPSCHPQ